A DNA window from Impatiens glandulifera chromosome 7, dImpGla2.1, whole genome shotgun sequence contains the following coding sequences:
- the LOC124910434 gene encoding uncharacterized protein LOC124910434 isoform X1 has product MTADVKAVVTSPEEVSKIDMTTTMMQLPCDDELDHMKISTGEPLPRCVFGGPPTPQEAKAATSELTDVLQSFMICNNEPRLTEISTNHDRKDVLHRVELLAKTPKFQSIAASIACDPIVYNAVMNNPEVAEFRNRWQKRNTVPSLEMISSANEIAGKLDFIYDEPVKNLSLFWRLRGRVMDLAWNVKTRAVVMVSDLSKYVYNKLHTSSYSAADVGVDDPSVESGFMDTHGGTLVRLAIIVIMIVVFKRRI; this is encoded by the exons ATGACCGCCGACGTGAAGGCCGTCGTAACCTCCCCGGAGGAGGTTAGTAAGATAGACATGACCACAACGATGATGCAGCTTCCATGCGATGACGAGCTTGATCACATGAAAATTTCCACCGGCGAACCTTTACCTAGATGCGTATTTGGTGGACCACCAACTCCGCAAGAGGCGAAAGCTGCTACGTCTGAACTCACGGACGTCCTACAAAGTTTTAT GATCTGTAATAATGAACCAAGACTAACTGAAATCAGTACAAACCATGATCGAAAAGATGTTCTGCACAGGGTTGAACTTCTCGCAAAAACTCCCAAGTTTCAG TCTATTGCTGCTTCAATTGCTTGTGACCCCATTGTTTACAATGCTGTGATGAATAACCCCGAAGTCGCTGAATTTAGGAATCGTTGGCAGAAGAGAA ATACCGTTCCTTCTTTAGAGATGATATCGTCTGCTAATGAAATTGCTGGTAAATTGGACTTTATCTACGATGAGCCTGTGAAGAACTTGTCTCTCTTTTGGAGGTTAAGAGGTCGGGTCATGGATTTGGCTTGGAATGTAAAAACTCGAGCTGTGGTGATGGTGAGTGACTTATCCAAATATGTATACAACAAATTGCATACTTCTTCTTATTCTGCTGCTGATGTTGGTGTTGATGATCCAAGTGTTGAATCTGGCTTTATGGATACCCATGGTGGAACTTTAGTTAGGTTGGCTATCATTGTTATTATGATAGTGGT
- the LOC124910434 gene encoding uncharacterized protein LOC124910434 isoform X2, translating into MTADVKAVVTSPEEVSKIDMTTTMMQLPCDDELDHMKISTGEPLPRCVFGGPPTPQEAKAATSELTDVLQSFMICNNEPRLTEISTNHDRKDVLHRVELLAKTPKFQSIAASIACDPIVYNAVMNNPEVAEFRNRWQKRNTVPSLEMISSANEIAGKLDFIYDEPVKNLSLFWRLRGRVMDLAWNVKTRAVVMC; encoded by the exons ATGACCGCCGACGTGAAGGCCGTCGTAACCTCCCCGGAGGAGGTTAGTAAGATAGACATGACCACAACGATGATGCAGCTTCCATGCGATGACGAGCTTGATCACATGAAAATTTCCACCGGCGAACCTTTACCTAGATGCGTATTTGGTGGACCACCAACTCCGCAAGAGGCGAAAGCTGCTACGTCTGAACTCACGGACGTCCTACAAAGTTTTAT GATCTGTAATAATGAACCAAGACTAACTGAAATCAGTACAAACCATGATCGAAAAGATGTTCTGCACAGGGTTGAACTTCTCGCAAAAACTCCCAAGTTTCAG TCTATTGCTGCTTCAATTGCTTGTGACCCCATTGTTTACAATGCTGTGATGAATAACCCCGAAGTCGCTGAATTTAGGAATCGTTGGCAGAAGAGAA ATACCGTTCCTTCTTTAGAGATGATATCGTCTGCTAATGAAATTGCTGGTAAATTGGACTTTATCTACGATGAGCCTGTGAAGAACTTGTCTCTCTTTTGGAGGTTAAGAGGTCGGGTCATGGATTTGGCTTGGAATGTAAAAACTCGAGCTGTGGTGATG TGTTGA